The genomic segment TTTGTTACATGGTGCTCTGCCCTTTCAAGAGTTTCTCCCATAGTACCCCATCCCATCCCGGAAACGCCATAAACGCCGCTCtcaccctcttttttatttggTCTTCCAATCCACCCCTTTGAGACAGGTACGGGGGATGGGTATCAAATTCTCAATTTCTGGGGGTTTCGCCTTGCACTCttcgtcttcctcttcctccttctgCTGATTAGACCTCTCGTGACATGATACTACATGCCAATGCCCGGCGGCCCGGCTTCCGGCAATCTCCAAACAGCCTGCTTTGTTTTGCTCAGCCGAGCTTCCATGCCAGAGTTTGATCATCGTCCGCATCCTTTGTCGTTTGGAACCGTCGCGCTCTGTTCCGCCTGATACGACAACGATACGCTTCAAACAAACAGCTTTCAATCGTTGTGTTCCCCTGAATCGAATTACCATCCCTTTCTTGCTCTTTAGTACCGACGGCGCGTGGGTTCGGGGGTAGGCGAGCGAGACGGGCTCCTCTCGTCGCGGCCGCGGTCCTTGAGCCACTTCTTGGTGCTGAGGGTGAGGTCGCGGTCGAGGTCCTCGGAGGGGTTCTTGCGGTGGATGAAGTTGCAGAAGCCGCCGCGGACGCAGCCCTCGCCCGAGTTGAGGCGGCAGCAGGCCTCGCGGAAGTCGGTAACGGGGGAGAGCTCGCAGTATATGGGGCGGGCGGCGTACCACCGCGAGTTGAGGTCGTCGCAGGCCTTTTGGGCAGAGTCTTCGTATTTGAAGCGGGCGTAGACGTTTCCTATGAGGTCTGTGTGTCTTTGGTCAGTATACCATCATCTTCTCAAGACCACTAGAGAATGGGTGAGAGGGAAGGGAGAagaggacgacgacgacgcacGGTCATTGTTGTTGTCGCACACCACGAGCTCCTCGAGCTCGCCGTACTTGCAGAGCTCGCACCAGATATCCTCGTAAAAGGCGTCAAAGTGGTTCTGCAGCTGGGACGGGTTCATGCGGTTCTTTGGGTCGTAGGCCGGGTTCTGGTAGAGGTTGGGCATGAGGATGGTCTGCGAGTAGCTGGGCTTGACGTGTTTTCTCGAGCAGCGGTCGCCGTGGCGGCAGGCGCCGATCTTGAAGTAGAAGGAGCAGTTGACCTTGTCGAGCTCCGTGCCGAAGATGGAGGCGAGGAAGTTGGCCATGGTTGCGGTTTGAGACTGTCGTCGCGACGTGGGTTTCGAGTGTGCTTGTATCTGATATGCAACTCCCGCGTGGTGAAGTGATGGACGATGGTTCTAGATGCTTGATTGCTCGTTGGGAGGGAGAAACTCGATTGTCTCGTTTGGCGGCCGCGTTTTTTGATGGAGCTGCGGAAACGGGCTTGCTTGCGGCGCGACAAATGCGACGGACCAGAGGTTGGAATTTCTAGCAGCCTCGCGCGCCACGACGATTAGTAATGTTGAGGCTGGAGCTCTGCCTGTGGCTGGAAACGTGTGGCTCGAGCAGCGGTGGGTTCTAGGCAGTTCTTGCTTATGGAACCCCGCTGATTGTGTTCAGGGACTGGAATAAACAGAGTACGTACCGGCGTTGCCAGCCGATGGTCTAGAACGTTTTGGGCGAATTGTGTGGTTTCTTGTTGTTTTACGATAGAATCCAAACATTCCCAGGTCAGCCTTACAACGGCTTTTTCTCATTCCAGGTCCAGACAATGATCCTCGGTTCTGGCACAATTCAATGTTCCCCTCATCTAAACAGGCCATAGAGGCTTGATACCAATCAAAACGCCTTGCCCAACCTCATTGCAATGCTGGCTTCGACAAGTTGCTTCTTGAGCTCCTCATCTGAAACACTGGGTTCTCCTCAACCCAATGATATCGGACTCTTAGTTGAAAGACGCCAACAGAGGGATCATCATTTTGGTCTAATGCTATGGACCGGCTTTCAGATTCGTTTGTGCGTCTGCTAGACTAAATGATGTTCTGCCCACCGTAACTAAAGGTTCACTCATCCGATGATGATGACTTGTCGACAGAAGTCGAAATTCCGAGGTGTACAGTCTAACCTCAGGTCACGAGACCACACTTGGATGGAAAATCAACAAACCCGCGCGTCGCTGAACAATCTCAATAAGGTTCCTTCCGAGAGATGATGAAAATATTCACGGTCTCCGGTGGGAAGACATGGTGAAACCGGTCGTTGGACGCGCTATCTCACTTGCCGACCAGTCGCCGCAGTCCCGCCGTCCCAGTCACTCTCGGACTTGAAGCCAAGCAAAAACCCCCCCAAAATCCACTAAAACATCCCCGAGAAGAGAGGTGGAGCAAAGAAGACCAAGCCGTGCAGCACCATTGGTGCAACACCGGCTGACTGTGGTGAAAGTGAACCCCAAAACGGCCCCAAATCAGTTGGAGGCTTGCTGGGATCCTCCCCGTTGTCGCTGCATCTGTGCTTTCCCACCTCCTGCAGGACATGCGCAAACTTCCCGCCCGTGCGCATCTAACGCGGACCAAAGTCAACACAACTGGTCTGTTGCTTCGACAGCCCTCGACGCACACTCGTCTCTCCCGTCCCGTCTCCTTCTCTCCCCTTTTTTAGTGTACGAATAATTACACCACCCTCACAATCCTTCCTTGACTCTTCTGTGTACACTATTTCCCCCTTGGCGACGGAGCATcctaaaaattctttttttatacccACGATCGACGCCATTCCCTCCGTCCACATTTGCGAGGGATCTACAGAGAAGCTTCTGCCCGTGTTCCATCTTGCTTGACACGGACCCTCTTCCGCCAATCCTCGACATCTTCCGTCCGATACCCTTTGCCTTATATAACCCGACCCGAgcgctttctctctctcacagCCGCGGGCCATGACTACGACGGACGCGACTCTGTACTCCAACTGCTGACGACCTTCTGTTCGACAATCGGTCACAGCACCGACGCTCTTCCTTCCCGCTCCGAACCTGTACATACCTTCTCGACGCCGCTACCATGGATCAGGCCGATATCCCCGCGCTTCTGTCGCGCCTCGCGAGCGACGAGGACGCCGCCAGGAAAATGGCCGTCTTCAAGCTGCAGTCTTCTATAAACGACCCTGCCTTTGCCGACGTTTTCATATCCTCGGGAGGCCTGGTCATTCTACGACGCCTGATTATGAGTGCGGGAGGAAACACGTTGGCGTACTCGTTGCAGAGTTTGACGCGCCTACTGGAAGTAGACATGGGCTGGGAGATATTTGAGGGATCGTCGTCAGGGGATCTCGTGGAGCGTATTGTCGAATTGATCGTTACGAACCCTCTTGTCAACATTTTGCGCGGTGCTATGTCGATCCTGGTCGCCCTCGTCGGCCACACACAGTCTTCTCGCCCGACGACCCCTCGCACGCCGGGATCTTTTGGTTTCAGGGCCCTGAAGCCCGCCGTCGCAGTCTACCCGCAGTTCTTTGAGCTCGTTATCGCCCAGCTCCAGTCCGCCGACCACGCGCTGTGCGCCAATGCCCTCATGCTCATCAATGCCATGATCCGCGACGCTGTATCCAGCGACACCAACATCACGAAGGCGAACAACCCTGCGATGGAAGAGTGGTCAAAATTCATCAAGCGCTTGCAAGATCTCGGTCTCATCAAGGCAGTGTACAACCTGATGCAGAGCTCGTCACTACAGGATCTTGCGCATCCTCTGCTTGAGTTCCAGTCCTTGACTAAGGTTCTCCTGAGAAAGTGGCGGGAGGTGAGGGTTGACCTTGAGCGGCCCGAGCACAGGCGGGGACTGAAGGGACTTCACCTTGCCAGCAACCCAGAGAAGCAAGTCAATGGCATTCACCGGTTGGACGAGGTCAATGAGCTTGGGAAGAAGGGAAGCCGGCGTCACAACCCTGAGAAATGGAAGAGACTGGGCTTCGAAACCGAGAGTCCTACACAGGAGTTTGAGGTCCCTGGTTTCTTGGGCATGATGGACCTGACAGACTACGTGCGCAAGAACGAGGACAGCTTCCAGAAGATGCTTCTGGAACAATCCACAAAAGCAAGGAACGAAAGGTGCCCGGTCGCCAGGGCAAGTCTCGCAGTAACGATGATCCTATACGATCATTTCGAGGTGGAGAAGTCGGACGTTGAGGACATTAAGGGTTACCAAGGCTTGGACGGTATTAAGAACAACGAAAAGCTATTCCGTCCGCTCCTCCTCCAGTGGTCACGACTCCACACGGCCGGCCTGCAAGCTTTCTTCCGCGTATGGAAGTCCACCGCTGCGGAGCACCTGGATTTCGAAAAGGTGGCAGAGCTGGTCCGAATTCTCATCGAGCAAGTTGTCGGCCAGGCAAGCCGGACCAAGGACGTGTTGGAGGTCGAGGAGGAGCTGCTTGAGTACGACTGCACCAGACTACGAGAGCTTCAGATGGAGCTTTTGGAACTGTCGTTTGAGGATCAGTGGGGTCAGCATTTGTATCAAGTCCGAGAGGAGTTGAGGCAAGAGGCACTTCAGTTTGTGAAGGAGCAGCGGATCCGGTGTCTGCTCCAGGGATCTTGGTTCTCCAAGCCGCTACCACGGCGAGACACCAACCCTAGAGACGAGAACCTCAAGCGTCGTTTGTATACGCCGCGCCCTTGGCGGTTCGCTAAGCTGTCACACAATCGCCGGTACCTACACTACGCCGACTTCGAGGCACAAACAGCACAAGATCCGGGCCTTGACATTTTGACGGAAAAGGTCGATCTCAGCACCATCAGCTCAGTCGTGTCCAATGTGTCAGCCTCCAATGAGGAAAGCCGCAGCGCGACTAGTAGTTCGACGCTCAAGAACAACGTGACAGTCAAATCGACAACCAAGATCACCATCTTCAGCTACGCCAATCCCGCGGAAGCTGCCAACGGCGGCGATGCCAAGGAGCAGGCTATCCTGACTCTCAACCCGGTCTCGCACAGCCTGGCGTCGGAGTGGCTTGACGGTCTGTTGATGCTGCTCAACCAAGCCCCCATCACAGCCGAGACGAACAAGCTTGTGAACCTCGTGAGCGACTTTGGGCTCAAGATTAGGCTTCTCAATGTGAGAATCGAGGCTGCGTATACCGGGCCGCCACCAGGCGCCGGAGTGATACCTAGCAGGGACGGCCTCGACGAAGACTACTTCTACGACGTGTGAGAGATTTTGTATGACCGGGACGGTGAGGGCTCGGGTCATGCAATGGAGAGCGGTCCGAAATCGCTGTTTTTTCCCTTTGTGATGCTGGTTTTTTTCTTTGGTGGCTTACATATACCCGCGTTTTCCTCTTGCTCTATACCGGCCAGGGATGTAACGAAATGGAGCCAAGACAGGGAAAAAAAACTCTTGATCAGTTGTTCTCTCTGGCTTGGCCGTCTACAATGAAGCATAGCGAGCGGTCCAGTGGCGTCGTTAGGTAATCATGGGAAGGAAAGGCTTGGATTTGGCAGGCGACGATTTTTCTTACAGTGGCGAGAATGCTACCATATATGGTGTACAGGTCTTTGGTGGGTTTGTTTAGCTGTGCTGGCAGGGCTTCTTTTCTTGTTCTCTCTCTTCATGTATGCTCATGCCTCTCGAGAGCTAGGTCTTGAAGACTTGCTCGAGTATATTCCAGACGTCAATACTACAACTCATGAACATATTCTCGTTGGGACAGGTGAAGGGAATACCAAGTGTTTGAGTGCGCGTGATGTCTTCGGCTGCTGGGTTTTCACGATTCGTTGGACTTACACGCTTCTCCTGGCTTGAGATTGCGTACTGTTCCTTTTCAGCAATGTTGTAAGTCGGTACGATATTGTCAGATGGTCGTGCTAGTGGTGGTTCTCTTGCCCACGGTTCCGCGCGACTATAGGTTGAGATGGAAGTCCCAATTACCCGATCTTCTCTGGTGCCGACTTTCTCTACAACGTGAGTTCCTTGTGCcattactttataactccGCAAGGCAAGGAGTGACCAGGGAGCGAGCTCAACAGGCAAGTTCAAACCAGTTCTGTATTATCTCAAAGCTCGTGACCCGTACTCCTATCCATCTACGACCTCGCCAGCCTTTTCGAGGACCGGCTTTCCCACCCCGCCGCCCTCTCGAACCCATTCTTGTGGAAATAAAAGTCCTCGAGCGCTTGCCGGGCCTCTTGGCTGCTGGTCACCACAAATGGACCATGCTGCACGACAGGCTGGTCCAGGGGTTCACCCGCAATCAGAAGAATCCGCGCGCCAACAGTCGCCGTGTCCGGAACTCGCATCTGCACCGCGTCGCCCTCCAACCCGAACACGACAGCTTGGAACTGCTGTGCCTCCATCCGGTCGTCCTCGGTGGAGGAGCCGATCTGCGCAGATCCCTCGACGACGTACGCCATCGCGTTCCAGCCCTCGGGGACTTGCTGGGCTATCTCGCCGCCCGGTTGGATTTGAATGTCAAGGTACCATATCGGCGTATATGTCAGGTCCCTCACGCTATCGACACCTCCAGACACGCCCGAGATGACTTTCACAGTAACCCTCCCGTCGTCTAGTTCCGCGAGCGGGATCTCCGCAGCCTTGAGATCACGGTACCGCGGCTCGCACATCTTCAAGCGCCGCGGCAAATCCACCCACAACTGCAATCCCGCTCCACCACTCCCGTCCTCGGAGGGGATCGGCTGCTCGGAGTGCATGATCCCCCTGCCGGCCGTCATGAACTGCAGGTCGCCGGCGTGCAAGATCCCCTTGTGGCCCGCAAAGTCCTCGTGCTCGACGGACCCCTTGAGGATGTAGGAGACGGTCTCCTGGCCCCGGTGGGGGTGGTCGGGGAAGCCTTCGCCGGTGGCGCCGTCCAGGTGGTCGAGCATGAGGAAGGGCGAAAAGGCGCGGAGGTGGTTGCTTCCGATGGAACGGCGGACGCGGGCGCCTGCGCCTTCGGATTGCTCGGGGGCGGTGAAGATTGTGTGGACTGTTCGGAGGGTTGACATGATGTAGGTGTTGAAGTTCTATCAGAAAAGGGGAAGGTTCTCAAACACACGGCTGTAGTTTCAGTCGATGGAATGAATCATTCATGGAATTGTTCAGCTTGATTCTTGTCCGAAAGGCGAATGATACTTGTATGCGAGCTTCTCACGATCATGGCCAAATTCGTGTAAGTGCCCTTCTAAGCCAGTGTCAATTGGCAAACGGTTGcacttagcttataaatactatccACCTCACCTAACGCTTACGAATGCTTACAATATGCTCTTCCAATGCCATATTTCTTCATTAAAGGAGCGGATCAAGAAGCTATGAAGGAGCTTTGTCGCATATGAGAAAAGAGTCTACAAGACGGACGAATTTGGACAGCGGACATTTGAAGAGTGCCGGAGGTGGTCCCGCGCGGGATCTCCAGGCTAATGTGCAATAGTGGAGCACGGCGGCAAGATCACTATCTAGAAACTGGGGTTAGAGGATCCCAGCCGCGCGGGACGGTTCTTAAAGAACTCCTCATCCGTGGGCTAGCAGTGAGTACAGATATAAGTGCGTGCTATGTTTTTATTCCTGATTATCTTGGATAGTGCTGTGAGTCTTTCTCAATAACAAGTTTGAGGTTGGCTGGTTGTTAGAGGGTTGGGGGCCTTGACTTCGGGCGTTTGGCTGGCGGCGCGCAGTCAATGTAGTCAAAATTGATATCGCTGCATCTGATTCGAAATGCTAAATCACCAGAGGTGTCACCAGACTCAAGTTCCTAGACCTATCTTGCAGACAGGGATTTCAGAGTATTCGTAGGGCTGGGGAAGCTTCTATCCTATCCACCACCCCCGGAGGCCCCAGACAATGGCCCCCAATATCCACCCCTGCTCTGTTGGCTTCCCAGCCCCTCAATATCGGAGCTTCAGCCGCGGGGCAGTTTCCCAAACCAAACCTCAACCCCCCTCGAGATATACGAAATATCGATTACCTGCAACTCGAGACTCCGAACGCTTCAGCCGTTGTGAGCTGGAAAACCATACACAACAACACCACACCTGGATTCGACTTTGAAAGTTTTTAATCAGGATCAGAGACAAAGTAAACAAAAAAAGGGTTCAATGTCCAAAGTATGACATCACCCTCCCGCACCTACCGCCCTTGAAACCAAAGCTTCCCCGACAACCGCGGACCAACGTTCTTTCTCCCCCCCTCCGGACAACGCACATGGTCCGCCGCCTCCCGTGGACGCATCCACACCTTAAAGTCGGCCACGCCGTCGAAAGCAAAACTCAACCAAAATCCAGGAAGCGGGCTACGTCTACGGCCATCGCTACCGCTACCACCCCCATCATCGATACCGGAACCCGCGATATCAGCAGTTACTTCACAGCTACGAGGAAAATGAGCTACCGGACCCCGcgccgcggcggcggccgACGGCTAATGTATaatagcggcggcggcggcagcagaACGACGACCCCCTATACACCCAatcgcggcggcggcaggacATATTCCCCCTCGCCCCCTCCTTCGCAAAAGAAGCGTCTCGACGGGCTCTTCCTCGAAGGAAACTGGTACTGCAACTGCCAGCCGCGAAACACGGCCAAATTCCTACAAGTCAGCAAGAACACGGCCAACAAGGGTCGGTGGTTCTACACGTGCGAGAAGCGGCGCGGCGGCTGCAACTTCTTTCTATGGGCCGAGGACGCGGAGAACAGGGCCGAGGGGGCGACCATGACGTTGCCGCCCATGCCGCAGGatggtgctgctgctgctgctgctgcaacGCCTCGTCGGGCGACTGGCCAGACTCCAGGTGGTTTCACGCCGGGTACGGCTTCCACTATCAAACCCTCTGCGATGagagcagcggcggcggcttcTTCAACGGCAACGATGGAACCGCCGTCGTCGCCTACGGCGCAGAGAAGCGCCGCCAAGCAAAAGTTCATGGACACCTACTTCAAGAACAGACCCGTCCAGGTGCCCGCGGAAGAAGAGCCAAACGATCTCATGGTCACGGACGAAGAAGCCGAGCTGCACGCGACACCCGCGCAGAGAAAGAGGAAGAGAGTCCTCTTCGACTTTGACtctgacgacgacgacggagAAGAAGCACAGGGGCAGGGGCGAGGAGGAGCCGGGACCGACGACTACGGTCTTGACGACGACGTCTCCTCGGACGAGGAGAGGGCCATGACCGAGGCCATGGAACGCAGCGCCAAGAAGCTTCGCATCGAGGATGGTggtgttggtggtggtggtggcggcggtgCGCCTTCCACGCCCGCTGCGCAGCGTACGGTGCATGGCGGTGCGCTGCCTACGCCGCAGACAGTCAGCCGAACCCTCTTCCCCGACGCGAAACGCCGCAAGGTCGGCGAGGACGTCGTCGGGGAGATCTCCCCAGGCAATGTCTCCTTTTCGACGAGCACCTCGTCAGCGACGCTCGGACGCTCAACAGCAGGAGCGGGAACTGTGCCCCCTTCCTCCTCGCCGCCAACCTCGACCCCACAAGAAGAGCAGCTCGATCCAACAGAGGAAGTCATGGCCCTGCTCCACCAGGGTCAAAACGGCGTGGACGTCGCCGCCGTCAGAGCCGTGCTGGGCCGGTTCGCGATGAAGGCCAAGGGGCTGGCGCGGGGCCGGGACACGGTGCGGACGGCGCTCAAGGCCAAGGACGAGAAGATTGCGGAGTTGCAGGAACGGGTCGCGAATCTGGAGGCGCGGGCGAGGACGCAGAGAGAGCAGATTGCGGATTTCAAGGCTGGCATGATGGATTTGTATTCGAAGCATTGAGGGCGTCTCTCCGCTTCTCTCGGGCAACGTCCCTTCTTGCTTTGGAGTGTGTTTGGTGTTTCGTTATTGTCTGGATTAAGGCGGTCTAGGAGGGAAGGGAGAGAGGCTTCGGATGGAGACTCGGGTATGGAGAGCCATCTACCCCGCGAGGTGGGCTGGTGATCCATTCTCCCAAGGTTGGACGAAGATGGGTTATGATGGAGTCTGGAATTGAGGATACCCCCCGCTCGCACGCCCTTCTGTTATGGTTTACTGGTAGTAAGTAGATAGCAACTATGAAGAAGATGATTTCTCGT from the Colletotrichum lupini chromosome 3, complete sequence genome contains:
- a CDS encoding ELMO/CED-12 family protein yields the protein MDQADIPALLSRLASDEDAARKMAVFKLQSSINDPAFADVFISSGGLVILRRLIMSAGGNTLAYSLQSLTRLLEVDMGWEIFEGSSSGDLVERIVELIVTNPLVNILRGAMSILVALVGHTQSSRPTTPRTPGSFGFRALKPAVAVYPQFFELVIAQLQSADHALCANALMLINAMIRDAVSSDTNITKANNPAMEEWSKFIKRLQDLGLIKAVYNLMQSSSLQDLAHPLLEFQSLTKVLLRKWREVRVDLERPEHRRGLKGLHLASNPEKQVNGIHRLDEVNELGKKGSRRHNPEKWKRLGFETESPTQEFEVPGFLGMMDLTDYVRKNEDSFQKMLLEQSTKARNERCPVARASLAVTMILYDHFEVEKSDVEDIKGYQGLDGIKNNEKLFRPLLLQWSRLHTAGLQAFFRVWKSTAAEHLDFEKVAELVRILIEQVVGQASRTKDVLEVEEELLEYDCTRLRELQMELLELSFEDQWGQHLYQVREELRQEALQFVKEQRIRCLLQGSWFSKPLPRRDTNPRDENLKRRLYTPRPWRFAKLSHNRRYLHYADFEAQTAQDPGLDILTEKVDLSTISSVVSNVSASNEESRSATSSSTLKNNVTVKSTTKITIFSYANPAEAANGGDAKEQAILTLNPVSHSLASEWLDGLLMLLNQAPITAETNKLVNLVSDFGLKIRLLNVRIEAAYTGPPPGAGVIPSRDGLDEDYFYDV
- a CDS encoding pirin; this translates as MSTLRTVHTIFTAPEQSEGAGARVRRSIGSNHLRAFSPFLMLDHLDGATGEGFPDHPHRGQETVSYILKGSVEHEDFAGHKGILHAGDLQFMTAGRGIMHSEQPIPSEDGSGGAGLQLWVDLPRRLKMCEPRYRDLKAAEIPLAELDDGRVTVKVISGVSGGVDSVRDLTYTPIWYLDIQIQPGGEIAQQVPEGWNAMAYVVEGSAQIGSSTEDDRMEAQQFQAVVFGLEGDAVQMRVPDTATVGARILLIAGEPLDQPVVQHGPFVVTSSQEARQALEDFYFHKNGFERAAGWESRSSKRLARS